A genome region from Gopherus evgoodei ecotype Sinaloan lineage unplaced genomic scaffold, rGopEvg1_v1.p scaffold_35_arrow_ctg1, whole genome shotgun sequence includes the following:
- the LOC115641763 gene encoding oocyte zinc finger protein XlCOF19-like — protein MGDLNSQEKPHKCTDCRESFHEKHELLAHGRVHRRERSHPCAECGERFKHRSELSKHQRSHMGESPHSCGECGKSFRHLATLAAHRQIHMGERHHPCGECGKRFSCPSDLSDHQRLHAAERRYSCPECRKGFNHPCELSRHLRMHTGERPFPCPECGKGFSQSSDLNKHLRVHTGERPFPCAECGKRFSNRSDLNKHLRVHTGERPYPCTECGRSFSQVSALTLHQRTHTGERPYVCDVCEKGYTHPSNLIKHKKIHMGE, from the coding sequence ATGGGAGATCTTAATAGCCAAGAGAAACCCCATAAATGTACAGACTGTAGGGAAAGCTTCCATGAAAAGCACGAACTCTTGGCACATGGGAGAGTCCACAGGAGGGAAAGATCCCATCCCTGCGCTGAATGTGGAGAGAGGTTCAAGCATCGGTCAGAGCTTTCTAAACACCAAAGATCCCACATGGGGGAGAGCCCCCATTCCTGTGGGGAATGCGGGAAGAGCTTCCGGCATCTGGCTACACTTGCTGCGCATCGCCAGATCCACATGGGggagagacaccatccctgtggTGAGTGTGGGAAGAGGTTCAGCTGCCCCTCAGATCTCAGCGATCACCAGAGGTTGCATGCTGCCGAGAGACGCTATTCCTGCCCTGAATGCAGGAAAGGATTCAATCACCCCTGCGAACTGAGTAGGCACCTGCGAATGCACACGGGTGAgcgccccttcccctgccctgagtgtgggaaggggttcaGCCAGAGCTCAGATCTCAACAAACACCTGCGGGTACACACGGGTGAGCGGCCCTTTCCCTGTGCTGAGTGCGGGAAAAGGTTCAGCAATAGGTCAGATCTCAACAAGCACCTGCGGGTGCACACGGGTGAGCGGCCCTATCCCTGCACTGAGTGTGGGAGGAGCTTTAGCCAGGTCTCCGCACTCACCCTACACCAGAGAACCCACACTGGAGAAAGACCCTATGTCTGCGACGTGTGTGAAAAAGGGTACACGCACCCTTCAAACCTCATTAAACACAAGAAAATCCACATGGGGGAATGA